The Streptomyces sp. NBC_00440 genome contains a region encoding:
- a CDS encoding ABC transporter substrate-binding protein: MDRRVPTGTIRHRSRSRLLLATGATAFALVAAAATPLNPAPQQAHAATARSTSAADADSGSGSGSGSGSGSGSGSGGKKVLTVAVNQSVDSMSPFLATRLVSTTALRLMYDYLTNYDVKDGHTVPGLATAWKPSADKLTWTFTIRKNSKWSDGQQATADDAAWTFNKMMTDGAAATANGSFTANFKKVTAPDPQTLVVQLKKPQATMTALDVPIVPKHVWEKVGDFSKFNNDKQFPVVGNGPFILTDYKVDQYLKFKPNKTFWRGAPKFDELDFKYYKDNDAAVAALEKGEVSFVQDLTPAQAAALKTEKNIKVNDAPGRRFYALATNPGAKAKNGQKIGNGNPALLDPRVRRALFAATDTKTIIDKVFQGHAVQGAGYIPPRFAGYFWKPSASQQVAYDPAKAAALLDQAGYKKNSDGKRLGKNGKPLSFRLLCHATDPNDKAIGQYMKEWWGKLGIGLQMSCLDNVSDPWLAGQYDLAFDGYSVNPDPDYVLSIHTCAALPDTPKDTGSTDNFICDKKFDTLYAKQAAEYNPAKRADLVKQMESRLYDTGYMNVMAYPNAVEAYRTDQIKSIDTMPQAAGNIWGQDGYWSWWSAVPADHSASKSSGSSTGLIIGIVAAVIVIGLGGFVALRRRSTAEDRE, from the coding sequence ATGGACAGAAGAGTTCCGACCGGCACAATCCGGCACCGATCCCGTTCCCGTCTGCTTCTGGCCACCGGTGCGACCGCCTTCGCCCTGGTGGCCGCCGCCGCGACCCCGCTGAATCCTGCTCCCCAGCAGGCACACGCCGCAACAGCCAGGTCCACTTCCGCCGCTGACGCCGACTCAGGCTCCGGCTCCGGCTCCGGCTCCGGCTCCGGCTCCGGCTCAGGCTCCGGTGGCAAGAAGGTCCTCACCGTCGCCGTCAATCAGAGCGTCGACTCGATGAGTCCGTTCCTCGCCACGCGTCTGGTGTCCACCACCGCGCTGCGCCTGATGTACGACTACCTGACCAACTACGACGTCAAGGACGGCCACACCGTCCCGGGCCTCGCCACCGCGTGGAAGCCGTCGGCCGACAAGCTGACGTGGACCTTCACCATCCGTAAGAACTCCAAGTGGTCCGACGGGCAGCAGGCCACCGCCGACGACGCGGCCTGGACGTTCAACAAGATGATGACCGACGGCGCGGCCGCCACCGCCAACGGCAGCTTCACCGCGAACTTCAAGAAGGTCACGGCCCCCGATCCGCAGACGCTGGTCGTGCAGCTGAAGAAGCCTCAGGCCACGATGACAGCGCTCGACGTGCCGATCGTGCCGAAGCACGTCTGGGAGAAGGTCGGGGACTTCTCGAAGTTCAACAACGACAAGCAGTTCCCGGTCGTCGGCAACGGCCCCTTCATCCTCACCGACTACAAGGTCGACCAGTATCTGAAGTTCAAGCCGAACAAGACGTTCTGGCGGGGCGCCCCGAAGTTCGACGAGCTGGACTTCAAGTACTACAAGGACAACGACGCCGCCGTCGCCGCCCTGGAGAAGGGCGAGGTCTCCTTCGTCCAGGACCTCACACCTGCTCAGGCCGCAGCCCTGAAGACCGAGAAGAACATCAAGGTCAACGACGCCCCCGGCCGCCGCTTCTACGCGCTCGCCACCAACCCGGGCGCCAAGGCCAAGAACGGCCAGAAGATCGGCAACGGCAACCCGGCGCTGCTCGACCCCCGGGTCCGCCGGGCACTGTTCGCCGCGACCGACACCAAGACCATCATCGACAAGGTCTTCCAGGGCCATGCCGTCCAGGGCGCCGGCTACATCCCGCCGCGCTTCGCCGGCTACTTCTGGAAGCCGTCCGCGAGCCAGCAGGTCGCCTACGACCCGGCCAAGGCCGCAGCCCTGCTGGACCAGGCGGGCTACAAGAAGAACAGCGACGGAAAGCGCCTCGGCAAGAACGGCAAGCCGCTCAGCTTCCGGCTGCTCTGCCACGCCACCGACCCGAACGACAAGGCCATCGGCCAGTACATGAAGGAGTGGTGGGGCAAGCTGGGCATCGGGCTGCAGATGAGCTGTCTCGACAACGTCTCCGACCCCTGGCTGGCCGGCCAGTACGACCTGGCCTTCGACGGGTACTCGGTCAATCCCGACCCGGACTACGTCCTCTCCATCCACACCTGTGCGGCGCTGCCCGACACGCCCAAGGACACCGGTTCCACCGACAACTTCATCTGCGACAAGAAGTTCGACACCCTCTACGCCAAGCAGGCCGCCGAGTACAACCCGGCCAAGCGCGCCGATCTGGTGAAGCAGATGGAGTCACGGCTGTACGACACCGGGTACATGAATGTCATGGCCTATCCGAACGCGGTCGAGGCGTACCGTACCGACCAGATCAAGTCCATCGACACGATGCCCCAGGCAGCGGGCAACATCTGGGGCCAGGACGGCTACTGGAGCTGGTGGTCGGCGGTTCCCGCCGACCACAGCGCCTCGAAGTCGTCGGGTTCCTCGACGGGGCTCATCATCGGCATCGTGGCAGCAGTCATCGTCATCGGGCTCGGAGGCTTCGTCGCCCTGCGCCGCCGTTCCACCGCGGAAGACCGTGAATAA